The Candidatus Liberimonas magnetica genome window below encodes:
- a CDS encoding protein-L-isoaspartate(D-aspartate) O-methyltransferase → MYELSRKMINTQLIPRGIRDRNLLSVMEKIPRHIFVPKNLQTEAYEDHPLPIGEGQTISQPYMVAWMTESLKLTGLEKVLEIGTGSGYQTAILAELSKEVYTVETIASLSVNSQENLRKLNYKNIFFKIDDGTIGWSDKSPFDRIIVTAGANDVPPPLFEQLSENGRMLIPIGERHMQDLFLVEKINGKMQTDNLGSCVFVPLTGRHGMKY, encoded by the coding sequence GTGTATGAATTATCAAGAAAAATGATAAATACCCAGCTTATTCCAAGGGGAATAAGAGACCGGAATCTCCTTTCTGTTATGGAGAAGATACCGAGGCATATTTTTGTTCCGAAAAACCTGCAAACAGAAGCTTACGAAGACCACCCGTTGCCGATAGGTGAAGGACAAACCATATCCCAGCCGTACATGGTAGCCTGGATGACAGAATCATTAAAATTAACCGGCCTGGAAAAAGTGCTTGAGATTGGTACCGGTTCAGGATATCAAACCGCAATACTTGCCGAACTATCAAAGGAAGTCTATACTGTTGAAACTATAGCATCCTTATCTGTCAATTCGCAGGAAAACCTTAGAAAACTAAATTATAAAAATATTTTTTTTAAGATCGATGATGGAACGATAGGCTGGTCTGATAAGTCTCCATTTGACAGAATTATCGTAACAGCAGGAGCTAATGATGTGCCTCCTCCTTTATTTGAACAACTTTCTGAAAACGGCAGGATGCTTATACCAATAGGCGAGCGGCATATGCAGGACTTGTTTTTAGTTGAAAAAATCAATGGAAAAATGCAGACTGATAATCTTGGGAGTTGCGTTTTTGTTCCGCTTACCGGTAGACATGGGATGAAATACTAA
- a CDS encoding aspartate 1-decarboxylase → MRWFLRSKIFKATVTQANINYEGSITIDDALIKKSGLRPFEKVLVASITTGNRLETYVIVGKYDSGIICMNGASAHLIKKGEKIIIMGFELSNNPVKPKKVLVDKKNRFVKYL, encoded by the coding sequence ATGAGATGGTTTTTACGATCTAAAATATTTAAAGCAACCGTCACACAAGCAAATATTAATTATGAAGGTAGTATCACGATAGATGATGCCCTGATCAAAAAATCAGGATTAAGGCCTTTTGAAAAAGTGCTTGTAGCAAGCATTACTACCGGCAACAGGCTTGAGACCTATGTAATTGTCGGCAAATATGATTCCGGGATAATTTGCATGAACGGGGCATCTGCACATTTGATTAAAAAAGGTGAAAAGATAATAATTATGGGTTTTGAGCTTTCAAATAATCCCGTTAAACCAAAGAAGGTTTTAGTTGATAAAAAAAATAGATTTGTTAAATACTTATAA
- a CDS encoding MerR family transcriptional regulator has translation MATIEPLIPANKEFFSIGEVTRIAQVPAYVLRYWESEFKILRPARRNSGQRKYTRKDIEMISRIKDLLYEKKFTIAGARKEIFKDKRKKEPLQLNFISDNPNLDMKTVSEAVKELEDILIILKE, from the coding sequence ATGGCTACAATCGAACCTTTAATCCCTGCTAATAAAGAATTTTTTTCTATAGGGGAAGTAACTCGTATCGCTCAAGTCCCGGCTTATGTTTTGCGCTATTGGGAAAGCGAATTTAAGATACTGAGGCCGGCCAGGAGAAACTCCGGACAACGAAAATATACCCGTAAAGATATCGAAATGATATCCAGAATAAAAGACCTGTTGTACGAAAAAAAATTTACGATAGCCGGCGCAAGAAAAGAGATCTTTAAGGACAAAAGAAAAAAAGAACCGCTTCAGCTTAACTTTATTTCAGATAACCCCAACTTGGATATGAAAACAGTTTCTGAAGCAGTCAAAGAACTGGAAGATATTTTAATAATTTTGAAAGAATAA
- a CDS encoding nucleotidyltransferase, with product MIQLPQDFKEFLKLLNSKEVEYLVIGGYAIGYYGYPRATGDLDIWVAINESNAQKLFNVLKEFGFNSPDITESIFKEKDKVIRMGNPPLRIEILTSISGIEFEKAYKNRKIEKIEDISVNFIGFKDLIKNKKASGRHKDLDDVEHLS from the coding sequence ATGATCCAGCTACCACAGGACTTCAAAGAGTTTTTGAAATTACTAAACTCAAAAGAAGTTGAATATCTTGTAATCGGAGGATATGCTATAGGATATTACGGATACCCAAGAGCTACGGGGGATTTGGATATCTGGGTAGCAATAAATGAGTCAAACGCACAAAAATTGTTTAATGTATTGAAAGAATTTGGTTTCAATTCTCCTGATATAACGGAATCTATCTTCAAAGAAAAAGACAAAGTAATAAGAATGGGAAACCCTCCTTTAAGAATCGAAATATTGACGTCAATTTCAGGAATAGAATTTGAAAAAGCATATAAAAACCGGAAAATAGAGAAGATAGAAGACATATCTGTTAACTTTATAGGATTTAAAGACCTTATAAAAAACAAGAAAGCCAGCGGAAGGCATAAAGATTTGGATGATGTCGAACACTTGTCGTAA
- a CDS encoding transposase → MNTYKSRKQTRLKGYDYSLDGYYFVTICSKDRKNIFGKIIDAVGAGLASAHYKIRLSKLGQIIDSQWQNIKKQYNNVELGIIMPNHIHGIIIVDNSVLLRADARPAPTVSDIVCSFKSKCSVEYLKYIKQNNLNISGKIWQRSFNDHIIRTANSLENIHEYIMNNPAKWDEDENNNQKGQACLTPTSNK, encoded by the coding sequence ATGAACACATACAAATCAAGAAAACAAACCAGATTAAAAGGATATGATTATTCTTTGGACGGGTATTATTTTGTAACAATATGTTCAAAAGACAGAAAGAATATTTTCGGTAAAATTATTGATGCCGTAGGGGCGGGCCTTGCGTCCGCCCACTATAAAATCAGATTATCAAAATTGGGCCAAATAATTGACAGCCAATGGCAAAACATCAAAAAACAATATAATAATGTCGAATTGGGTATTATCATGCCAAATCATATCCACGGTATTATAATTGTTGACAATTCTGTATTGTTACGGGCGGACGCAAGGCCCGCCCCTACGGTGTCTGATATTGTTTGTTCATTCAAATCGAAATGTTCGGTTGAATATTTAAAATATATTAAACAAAACAACCTGAATATTTCGGGTAAAATATGGCAGCGTTCTTTCAATGACCATATAATACGGACAGCAAATTCATTAGAGAACATCCATGAATATATTATGAATAATCCTGCGAAATGGGATGAGGATGAAAATAATAATCAAAAGGGTCAGGCATGTCTGACCCCTACAAGCAACAAATAA
- a CDS encoding integration host factor subunit beta — protein MNKIDLIQSLTKVLSTKKEAKDAIETIFSEMQLSLKKGDKVVISGFGSFHPFTTKTKKCRNPKTGETMHISPRKKIRFRQAKDFF, from the coding sequence ATGAACAAAATAGATTTGATCCAGTCTTTAACAAAAGTTCTAAGCACTAAAAAAGAAGCCAAAGATGCCATTGAAACGATATTTTCCGAGATGCAGTTATCATTAAAAAAGGGGGATAAAGTAGTTATCTCCGGTTTTGGAAGTTTTCACCCTTTTACAACCAAAACAAAAAAATGCCGCAACCCCAAAACCGGCGAAACTATGCACATCTCCCCCAGAAAAAAAATCCGCTTCCGCCAAGCCAAAGATTTCTTTTAG
- a CDS encoding NAD(P)-dependent glycerol-3-phosphate dehydrogenase has protein sequence MPHKIAVLGAGAWGITLSSLLGEKGNAVTLWEFDPEQAKLLNEKRCLEFCSFAKIPENVNISSDLGQACEQKDFLVLALPSHVLRKVVQKISSFNLDLSKTILVSATKGIEEQSLMRMSEITKLELHQIANRIAVLSGPTIAKEVAEKMPTAVTIASEDTGVASTCQEVFMTNYFRVYTHSDVAGVEAGGSLKNVFAIASGICDGLNFGDNTKAALITRGLREMILLGTKIGGQPSTFFGLAGMGDLIVTCLSKHSRNRQLGEMVGKGLTAEKAQKDIIMIAEGVKTSRSAYQIGSKLKIELPIIEQVFQVLYCNKPPKLAVEELMLRGPKPEKSMEVGQIII, from the coding sequence ATGCCGCATAAGATTGCTGTCTTAGGAGCAGGAGCATGGGGGATAACATTATCTTCACTTTTAGGCGAAAAGGGGAACGCTGTAACCCTTTGGGAATTTGACCCTGAACAGGCAAAATTATTAAACGAAAAAAGATGCCTGGAATTTTGTTCTTTTGCAAAAATACCCGAAAATGTTAATATTTCTTCTGATCTGGGACAGGCTTGTGAGCAAAAAGATTTTTTGGTCCTAGCCTTGCCTTCGCATGTCTTAAGAAAAGTTGTTCAGAAAATATCGAGCTTTAATTTAGATTTGTCAAAAACTATTCTTGTTTCGGCCACAAAAGGCATTGAAGAACAAAGTCTGATGAGGATGTCAGAGATAACAAAACTTGAACTACATCAAATTGCCAACAGGATAGCAGTGTTGTCAGGGCCTACAATCGCAAAAGAAGTTGCAGAAAAAATGCCGACCGCCGTAACCATAGCATCGGAAGACACGGGCGTGGCAAGTACTTGCCAGGAAGTTTTTATGACGAATTATTTCAGGGTATACACACATTCCGATGTGGCCGGTGTAGAAGCAGGGGGGTCCCTTAAAAATGTTTTTGCGATAGCTTCAGGTATTTGCGACGGGTTAAATTTCGGAGACAATACAAAAGCGGCTTTAATCACAAGAGGCCTTAGAGAAATGATCTTATTAGGAACAAAGATAGGCGGCCAGCCGTCGACTTTCTTTGGATTGGCAGGGATGGGGGATCTTATCGTAACCTGCCTGTCAAAACATTCAAGGAATAGGCAGTTAGGTGAAATGGTTGGTAAAGGCCTTACTGCTGAGAAAGCGCAAAAAGATATAATAATGATCGCTGAAGGTGTAAAAACATCTAGAAGCGCATACCAGATCGGGTCCAAACTTAAGATCGAACTGCCCATTATTGAACAGGTCTTTCAGGTACTTTACTGTAATAAGCCGCCGAAACTTGCCGTTGAAGAACTTATGTTAAGAGGCCCCAAACCCGAAAAGAGTATGGAAGTCGGCCAAATAATAATTTAA
- the plsY gene encoding glycerol-3-phosphate 1-O-acyltransferase PlsY — translation MEMLIWLLISYLAGSIPTAFIITKIVKKVDIRQCGSGNPGATNVFRIAGTVPGIITLLIDLVKGYIPTLLAISYFGKEQVFIWILVGLCALCGHIWTVFLNFKGGKGVATGTGIFLALLPIPTLYTAAIFAVVFLITRYISLSSIIGSIALPTIAWLRHEPKTLNVFVTLVCILIIVRHHSNIKRLLKGEELKLGSPKAT, via the coding sequence ATGGAAATGCTAATTTGGCTTCTTATATCATACCTGGCGGGTTCGATACCTACCGCATTTATAATAACAAAAATAGTAAAAAAAGTGGATATTAGGCAGTGCGGTTCCGGCAACCCCGGAGCAACCAATGTTTTCAGGATAGCAGGTACTGTCCCAGGAATAATTACTCTTTTAATCGACCTTGTGAAAGGCTATATACCGACACTTTTAGCTATAAGCTATTTCGGGAAAGAACAGGTTTTTATCTGGATACTTGTAGGATTATGCGCATTATGCGGCCATATATGGACTGTTTTCTTGAATTTCAAAGGTGGTAAAGGCGTTGCAACGGGTACGGGTATCTTTCTTGCTCTTTTGCCTATCCCAACTTTATATACAGCTGCAATTTTTGCTGTAGTTTTTTTAATTACAAGATATATATCGTTAAGTTCAATAATAGGTTCTATCGCCTTGCCAACCATAGCCTGGCTAAGACATGAACCAAAAACCCTCAACGTTTTTGTCACCCTTGTATGCATCTTGATTATTGTCAGGCATCATTCAAATATAAAACGCCTCTTAAAAGGCGAAGAACTCAAGTTAGGATCGCCAAAGGCGACCTAA
- the der gene encoding ribosome biogenesis GTPase Der, whose protein sequence is MNNIIAIVGRPNVGKSTLFNRMIGKKKALVHDIPGTTRDYTEMQVSWDGKNFNILDTGGWGDENDLEFSKEIKKQMEAALSLADIVVFVVDAKNGLHPYDVLLNNFLRMQKKKIILAINKIDTQKEETKALDFYSLGIDEPVMISANHGRNINELLDKITGSLSSNPSIPSFDSSKSIHITLIGKPNVGKSTLFNKLYKKERSIVSPKPGTTREAIDIVIERDGQNYVLIDTPGLHKKRNFKTDLDYLSSLSAARALERTNVAVMIVDAEQGITETESKIGEYITENRCACLVAINKWDLIEGREDAVKAVYEQIEQKLKFMPWAKVIFISAKTGQRVERIFDEVKDIYKEYSRTIAPEELRKVIQETQLKKSLSHRGEALKTKSITQTGVCPPTFKFKMNNPEILHFSHKRFFENTLRKMFGFTGTPITLRFSKE, encoded by the coding sequence ATGAACAACATAATTGCCATAGTCGGCAGGCCTAATGTAGGAAAATCAACTTTGTTTAATAGGATGATAGGCAAAAAAAAGGCTTTGGTGCATGATATACCCGGGACAACAAGAGATTATACTGAGATGCAGGTCTCCTGGGATGGGAAAAACTTTAATATCCTTGATACCGGCGGTTGGGGAGACGAAAATGACCTTGAATTTTCAAAAGAGATAAAAAAGCAAATGGAGGCTGCCTTAAGCCTGGCTGATATAGTTGTTTTTGTAGTCGACGCCAAAAACGGGCTTCACCCGTACGATGTCCTGCTTAACAACTTTTTAAGAATGCAGAAAAAAAAGATAATACTTGCTATAAACAAGATCGATACGCAGAAAGAAGAGACAAAAGCGCTTGATTTTTACAGTTTGGGTATTGACGAACCGGTAATGATATCTGCTAACCATGGCCGCAATATAAATGAACTGCTGGATAAGATCACGGGCTCCTTATCAAGTAACCCAAGCATACCTTCCTTTGACTCTTCAAAATCTATCCATATTACTTTGATAGGCAAACCGAATGTGGGAAAATCAACATTATTTAACAAGCTTTATAAAAAAGAACGCAGTATCGTTAGCCCAAAACCCGGGACAACAAGGGAAGCGATAGATATAGTTATAGAAAGGGACGGCCAAAACTACGTTTTAATAGACACCCCGGGCCTTCATAAAAAACGAAATTTTAAAACCGACCTGGACTATTTGTCTTCCTTAAGCGCGGCCAGGGCTCTTGAAAGGACTAACGTCGCAGTAATGATAGTTGATGCAGAACAAGGTATAACTGAAACTGAAAGCAAGATAGGAGAATATATCACCGAGAACAGATGTGCCTGCCTGGTCGCTATAAACAAATGGGACCTGATAGAAGGAAGAGAAGACGCTGTAAAAGCTGTTTATGAACAGATCGAACAGAAGTTAAAGTTTATGCCGTGGGCAAAAGTTATTTTTATATCTGCTAAAACCGGACAGAGAGTGGAGAGGATCTTTGATGAAGTAAAAGATATTTATAAAGAATATTCAAGGACTATAGCCCCGGAAGAACTCAGAAAAGTTATCCAAGAGACACAGCTGAAAAAATCCCTTAGTCACAGGGGCGAAGCCCTAAAAACAAAAAGCATAACTCAAACAGGCGTTTGCCCGCCTACATTTAAATTCAAAATGAACAATCCCGAAATACTGCATTTCTCGCATAAAAGATTTTTTGAAAATACATTGAGGAAAATGTTCGGTTTCACAGGAACACCGATAACCCTTAGGTTCTCTAAAGAATAG
- the hflX gene encoding GTPase HflX encodes MEKVILVGLKLPETSSKEIKNSLSELESLARTAGAIPVNTVVQNRDRINPAYFIGQGKALEIKELLKEKNVKTVIFDEDLKPVQQRNLEELIGAKIIGRTRLILDIFAKRARSKEGMLQVELAQLDYLLPRITERFGRFEQQTGGIGARGGIGTRGPGERKLEVDQRRVRDRIVVLHREIENLKKHRQITRQKRIDSGDATIAIVGYTNVGKSSLLNALSKSHEVYADNLLFATLDPTTRQVVLPGGRTVLFTDTVGFIRKLPHSLVAAFKSTLEEIKYANCIVHLIDASQEAYKEQVQTTLDVLKDMDAQDIPILPVYNKTDLIAIGVKNRLRREKNILISAKTKEGLNTLLAKIEEIVIPKFRTHKFLLPYDRIKDLSRIFKLALIQKQNYTDKGIRIEIKCTQEHWEQIKPIITN; translated from the coding sequence ATGGAAAAAGTTATTTTAGTAGGGCTTAAACTACCCGAAACAAGCAGCAAGGAAATAAAAAACTCATTATCTGAACTTGAAAGCCTGGCGCGAACAGCCGGGGCAATACCCGTAAATACGGTTGTGCAAAATCGTGACAGGATTAACCCTGCCTATTTCATCGGGCAAGGTAAAGCCCTTGAAATAAAGGAACTGTTAAAAGAAAAAAACGTAAAAACTGTAATCTTTGATGAAGACTTGAAACCCGTCCAGCAAAGGAATCTTGAAGAACTGATAGGAGCAAAAATTATAGGCCGTACCAGGCTGATCCTTGATATCTTTGCTAAAAGAGCAAGGTCTAAAGAGGGTATGCTGCAGGTTGAGCTTGCCCAACTGGATTATCTCCTGCCGCGTATTACCGAGCGTTTCGGCAGGTTTGAACAGCAAACTGGAGGGATAGGTGCCCGAGGCGGTATCGGTACACGCGGCCCCGGAGAAAGAAAACTTGAAGTTGACCAGCGCCGCGTCAGGGACAGGATTGTGGTTTTGCACAGAGAAATTGAAAATTTAAAGAAACACCGGCAGATAACAAGGCAAAAGAGAATTGATTCCGGCGATGCAACGATCGCCATAGTCGGTTATACTAATGTCGGTAAATCCTCGCTTTTAAATGCCTTAAGCAAGTCTCATGAAGTATATGCAGATAATCTGCTCTTTGCAACTCTTGACCCAACAACAAGGCAGGTAGTTTTACCAGGCGGAAGAACAGTCCTTTTTACAGATACCGTAGGTTTTATCAGGAAACTACCGCATTCTCTGGTAGCAGCTTTCAAATCGACGCTTGAAGAAATAAAATATGCCAATTGCATAGTGCATTTAATAGATGCATCTCAGGAAGCTTACAAGGAGCAGGTTCAAACAACTTTAGACGTTTTAAAGGACATGGATGCACAGGACATCCCCATACTTCCTGTGTACAACAAAACAGACCTCATAGCCATAGGGGTAAAAAACAGGTTAAGACGCGAAAAGAATATATTGATCTCAGCAAAGACAAAAGAAGGGCTTAACACCCTCCTGGCCAAAATTGAAGAGATAGTGATCCCAAAGTTTCGTACCCATAAATTTCTTCTGCCGTATGACAGGATCAAAGACCTATCCAGGATATTTAAGCTTGCCCTGATACAAAAACAGAATTATACGGATAAGGGCATTAGAATAGAGATAAAATGCACGCAAGAACACTGGGAACAAATAAAACCTATAATAACAAATTAG
- the miaA gene encoding tRNA (adenosine(37)-N6)-dimethylallyltransferase MiaA — MNTPIIIAGPTGSGKTEIAVELAKLTNGEIISADSRQVYRYLDIGTNKAGTWDNKLRLRTYKSVPQHLTDIIDPIDPAETFNAGEFAKAAELIIEKLSKTGKTPIITGGTGLYIKAMVDGLSPMPGADQAVRERLKKEFLESGEAFLLDKLMKVDPVSAEKNRHNPQRIIRALEVFEITKTPISELQKIKSVKKYGFLQIGLLWDRDELNKNLDKRSDTMLESGMINETKEIVKNYGDTCPGLSGIGYNHIIKYIKGRITYDEMRELFKRDIRRYAKRQITWFKKDTRISWIYLTNSTFDTHAIAVNILKSLPK, encoded by the coding sequence ATGAACACACCCATCATTATTGCCGGGCCTACGGGCTCGGGGAAAACCGAAATAGCCGTAGAACTGGCTAAACTGACAAACGGCGAAATAATCTCGGCAGATTCAAGGCAGGTCTACAGATATCTTGACATAGGTACGAACAAGGCCGGCACCTGGGATAATAAACTAAGGCTTAGGACTTACAAGTCCGTCCCTCAGCACCTTACGGACATCATCGATCCTATTGACCCTGCGGAAACATTCAATGCAGGCGAGTTTGCCAAAGCTGCTGAATTGATAATTGAAAAGCTTTCCAAAACAGGTAAAACGCCTATAATAACCGGCGGAACAGGCCTCTATATCAAGGCGATGGTAGACGGTCTTTCGCCAATGCCTGGTGCGGACCAAGCTGTCAGGGAAAGACTTAAAAAAGAATTTTTAGAGTCCGGAGAAGCTTTCCTGTTAGATAAATTAATGAAAGTTGACCCTGTTTCTGCAGAAAAGAACAGGCATAACCCGCAAAGGATCATAAGGGCATTAGAGGTTTTTGAAATAACGAAAACACCAATCTCAGAACTCCAAAAGATAAAAAGCGTTAAAAAATATGGTTTTTTACAGATAGGTTTGTTATGGGACCGGGACGAATTAAATAAAAACTTAGACAAACGAAGTGATACCATGCTTGAATCCGGCATGATAAATGAAACAAAAGAAATTGTTAAGAATTACGGAGATACCTGCCCGGGTTTAAGCGGTATAGGCTATAACCATATAATAAAATATATCAAAGGCCGGATAACCTATGATGAAATGCGCGAGCTTTTTAAAAGAGATATCAGACGCTACGCAAAAAGACAAATAACCTGGTTCAAGAAAGATACCCGTATATCGTGGATATATCTTACTAATTCCACTTTTGATACGCATGCTATAGCCGTGAATATTTTAAAATCCCTTCCAAAATGA
- the mutL gene encoding DNA mismatch repair endonuclease MutL, whose protein sequence is MTIKILSEETINKIAAGEVIERPANAVKELVENSIDAKARNIEIEIKASGKELIRVTDDGAGMSREDLTLSVTRHATSKLSNFVDLDRLATLGFRGEALPSIASVSHLLIQSQEKSKMSGWEEKYAGGKLIQSRAWAGKPGTTVEVAGLFFNTPARNKFLKSPVTERHHIVKILEEIALIWNTISFKLVCDGKTILTAPVANTKTERFFDILGMDFSKKLMPVKVSHAKVTIEAYITKTQDSLPNRNMQFLFVNNRPVSFTRAITHSIYDAYRENLPAGRHPGILLYIDIEPSEIDVNIHPTKREVKFSNESQLHDVLYRSIKQALIQPVSISFDIPDKPISVETAKKEYFIKENYPAKETRYSTERSSIRDMEEILKEQAAIDPVFIDETSIRALGQVFNLFIIAQDKDEILIVDQHAAAERIRYEQYKNEWENKKIPVQPLLIPFTMELPRSKMELIRHNIQLLSEAGWNMEEFGKNTVRITQQPNVLGTDTKIQEIVSEIITALELENKLPAPEKIEKIIRAACRASIKANETLSNTEMNELINKLLNCKAPYTCPHGRPTMIKLSRNELSKKFRRT, encoded by the coding sequence ATGACTATAAAAATACTTTCTGAAGAGACTATAAACAAGATAGCTGCCGGAGAAGTTATAGAGCGTCCGGCAAACGCGGTAAAAGAACTGGTTGAAAATTCCATAGATGCCAAGGCCAGGAATATAGAAATAGAAATTAAGGCTTCAGGAAAAGAGCTCATACGTGTCACAGATGACGGGGCAGGTATGTCAAGAGAAGATCTTACCTTATCCGTTACAAGGCATGCCACGAGCAAACTGTCAAACTTTGTCGACCTTGACCGCCTTGCTACTCTTGGATTTAGAGGAGAAGCTCTTCCTTCAATAGCCTCTGTATCTCACCTCTTGATCCAGAGCCAGGAAAAATCAAAGATGTCAGGCTGGGAAGAAAAATATGCCGGCGGAAAATTAATACAGAGCCGGGCCTGGGCCGGGAAACCCGGCACTACTGTGGAAGTAGCGGGCCTCTTCTTCAATACACCTGCAAGAAATAAATTCTTAAAAAGCCCTGTTACAGAACGCCATCATATAGTTAAGATCCTTGAAGAGATAGCTCTTATTTGGAACACAATCTCTTTTAAGCTAGTGTGCGACGGCAAAACAATACTTACTGCACCTGTTGCCAATACTAAAACAGAGAGGTTCTTTGATATACTCGGTATGGATTTTTCAAAGAAATTAATGCCCGTCAAAGTCAGCCATGCAAAAGTGACCATTGAAGCATATATTACAAAAACTCAAGACAGCCTCCCTAACAGGAACATGCAGTTCCTTTTTGTTAACAATAGGCCCGTCAGTTTTACCAGGGCAATAACCCACAGCATTTATGACGCCTACAGGGAAAACCTGCCCGCAGGCAGGCATCCCGGAATATTGCTTTATATCGACATAGAACCTTCTGAAATAGATGTAAATATCCATCCCACAAAAAGAGAAGTAAAATTTTCGAATGAAAGCCAGCTCCATGATGTCCTTTACAGGTCTATTAAGCAGGCTCTGATACAACCGGTAAGTATCTCATTTGACATACCGGATAAACCGATAAGCGTGGAAACTGCAAAAAAAGAATATTTTATAAAAGAAAATTACCCTGCAAAAGAAACCAGGTACAGCACAGAAAGGTCTTCGATAAGAGACATGGAAGAGATCCTTAAGGAGCAGGCTGCTATTGATCCTGTTTTTATCGATGAAACATCCATAAGGGCACTGGGCCAGGTTTTTAATCTTTTTATTATCGCCCAGGATAAAGACGAAATACTTATCGTAGACCAGCATGCTGCTGCCGAAAGGATACGCTACGAACAGTATAAAAACGAGTGGGAAAACAAAAAAATCCCTGTGCAGCCTCTTTTAATACCGTTTACCATGGAGCTTCCCAGAAGCAAAATGGAATTGATCAGACACAACATTCAACTCTTATCCGAAGCGGGCTGGAATATGGAGGAATTTGGAAAAAATACGGTCAGGATAACTCAGCAGCCCAATGTCCTTGGCACAGATACCAAAATACAAGAGATCGTAAGCGAAATAATAACTGCCTTAGAGCTTGAAAATAAACTGCCTGCTCCGGAAAAGATCGAAAAAATCATAAGGGCAGCCTGCAGGGCAAGCATTAAAGCTAATGAAACATTATCAAATACAGAAATGAACGAACTTATAAATAAACTATTGAACTGCAAGGCTCCCTATACTTGCCCTCACGGAAGGCCTACTATGATCAAACTATCCAGAAACGAGCTGAGTAAAAAGTTCCGAAGAACCTGA
- a CDS encoding PilZ domain-containing protein, producing the protein MDNKRRHLRYPVIREMDQSIQLSIGDKTIPSLLVDLSAGGVSLLTYDNVVLGTEITLSINLCGYQSKELSGHVVWTISKGEMWRLGISFSKIDPLDFRHINRMAFDFNDCETKLKLGVNDVCVEKCSYFQLCQKPTKIKSAKQLKTNE; encoded by the coding sequence ATGGACAACAAAAGAAGACATTTACGATATCCCGTAATTCGCGAGATGGACCAGTCAATCCAGCTTTCTATAGGTGATAAAACAATCCCGAGCCTGCTAGTAGACCTTTCTGCGGGAGGCGTGTCGCTTCTTACTTATGACAATGTGGTCTTGGGCACAGAGATCACCCTCTCTATTAATTTATGCGGCTATCAATCAAAAGAACTTTCCGGCCATGTAGTCTGGACGATATCAAAGGGCGAAATGTGGAGGTTAGGCATATCTTTTTCAAAAATAGACCCCCTGGACTTCCGCCATATCAACAGGATGGCTTTTGATTTTAATGATTGCGAAACAAAACTCAAACTTGGCGTAAACGATGTTTGTGTAGAAAAATGTTCCTATTTCCAATTGTGCCAGAAACCAACAAAAATAAAATCCGCAAAACAGCTAAAAACTAATGAATAG